In the Hydrogenobacter sp. genome, one interval contains:
- a CDS encoding HAMP domain-containing sensor histidine kinase — translation MKKSLKLQLSFLLGFLIFLITVYHLLLYMSVRKVLLSSVDRHIMEDAKAFELSYFSGKGPEDTHPNYEVYTIRTPNGLILEGTENVLLPFDEKWRLPDVRTFKYGEIFYRVLTYKRLDGFYVQYAINFTPEAEFLKTLKLSLSISWSMLSLIILLTYLLLLRSLMTSIKVMSDALVSGRLDENIYIYEELKPFFEKIREALLQLKDLSIRQRNVILGLSHSIKTPLSTAILILEDKMRLSEDDKLRIIRDELWRLERNVNAFLRMSKMENQQHLAKMEKCDLMPLVKTAVELYNVESGRIRLKSTEESLTVICDRDILLEILSILMDNALLHSTKDSLITIQVSKEDKYASVCVENLAERGIDEEKLFKPFEGKYTGIGLYIAHRLTLIMNCKLRITQAKEEEYFRVKVCVDIPLFVNP, via the coding sequence ATGAAAAAGTCGCTGAAACTACAACTTAGCTTTCTTTTGGGCTTTTTAATCTTTTTGATCACAGTTTACCACCTACTGCTTTATATGAGCGTAAGGAAGGTGCTTCTTTCCTCAGTTGACAGACACATAATGGAAGATGCTAAAGCCTTTGAGCTTTCTTACTTTTCCGGCAAAGGTCCTGAAGATACTCACCCCAATTACGAGGTTTACACGATAAGAACGCCGAATGGTCTCATACTTGAGGGTACAGAAAATGTTTTACTTCCCTTTGATGAGAAATGGCGCTTGCCCGATGTGCGCACATTTAAGTACGGAGAAATCTTCTACAGAGTTTTGACTTATAAAAGACTGGATGGATTTTATGTTCAGTACGCGATTAACTTCACACCTGAAGCGGAATTTTTAAAAACTCTTAAGCTATCTCTTTCAATCTCATGGAGCATGCTCTCTCTGATAATCCTACTGACTTATCTTCTATTGCTCAGGTCCCTTATGACTTCCATAAAGGTCATGAGTGATGCACTTGTAAGTGGGAGATTAGATGAAAACATATATATATACGAAGAATTAAAACCCTTTTTTGAAAAAATAAGGGAAGCTCTGCTACAACTGAAAGATCTGTCTATAAGGCAGAGGAACGTGATACTGGGTCTTAGCCATTCAATAAAGACTCCCCTTTCTACAGCCATACTTATCCTTGAAGACAAAATGAGGCTTTCGGAAGATGATAAACTACGGATAATTAGGGATGAGCTTTGGAGACTTGAAAGGAACGTAAACGCTTTTTTGAGAATGTCAAAAATGGAAAATCAACAGCATCTTGCGAAGATGGAAAAGTGCGATCTTATGCCTCTGGTAAAAACTGCGGTAGAACTTTATAATGTGGAAAGTGGAAGGATAAGACTAAAAAGTACGGAAGAATCTCTCACCGTCATCTGCGACAGGGACATCCTCTTAGAGATACTTAGCATACTGATGGATAACGCACTGCTTCACAGCACAAAAGACAGTCTTATAACCATCCAGGTCAGTAAGGAAGATAAATACGCTTCGGTATGTGTTGAAAACCTCGCAGAAAGAGGTATAGATGAAGAAAAACTCTTCAAACCTTTTGAGGGCAAATACACAGGCATAGGGCTATATATAGCTCACAGACTTACACTTATCATGAACTGTAAGCTCAGGATCACACAGGCGAAGGAAGAAGAATACTTCCGTGTAAAGGTATGCGTAGACATCCCTCTCTTTGTAAATCCCTGA
- a CDS encoding response regulator transcription factor has product MRLLLIEDDVSLAKALKEVLEKEGYRVSLALDGRRGYQLSLTGEFDLIILDLLLPSMSGDEVLKALRQSGINTPVLMLTVVSDLPKKVDLFSLGADDYLTKPFHLEELLARIRAVIRRTKGSASDVLDLGEVKVYTDKKKVTVREQEVLLTAGEFAVLEYLCLNRGRYVSREEILERCLGYRYESESNTVEVLISRIRKKLGIKDLIKSSRGFGYIIE; this is encoded by the coding sequence TTGAGATTACTCCTCATAGAAGATGACGTTTCACTGGCAAAGGCTCTCAAGGAAGTTCTTGAAAAGGAGGGTTATCGTGTAAGTCTTGCACTGGATGGAAGGAGGGGGTATCAGCTTTCCTTGACTGGGGAATTTGATCTCATCATACTTGACCTCCTACTTCCTTCCATGAGTGGTGATGAGGTACTAAAAGCCCTTAGGCAGTCAGGTATAAATACGCCTGTACTTATGCTTACGGTGGTTTCGGATCTTCCTAAGAAGGTTGATCTTTTTTCACTCGGAGCTGATGACTATCTTACAAAACCCTTCCATCTTGAAGAGCTTTTGGCGAGAATAAGAGCGGTTATAAGGAGAACCAAAGGTAGCGCTTCCGATGTGCTGGACTTAGGTGAGGTAAAGGTATACACAGATAAGAAGAAAGTTACCGTAAGAGAACAGGAGGTGCTTTTGACTGCAGGTGAGTTTGCAGTTCTTGAGTATCTTTGCCTGAACAGGGGCAGATACGTAAGTAGGGAAGAAATACTTGAGAGATGTTTAGGCTACAGATACGAATCGGAAAGCAACACCGTAGAGGTGCTAATTTCGAGGATAAGAAAAAAGCTCGGAATAAAAGACCTTATAAAATCTTCAAGAGGATTCGGTTACATAATAGAATGA